In Petrotoga miotherma DSM 10691, one DNA window encodes the following:
- a CDS encoding UvrD-helicase domain-containing protein, with protein MTVKKVDVYKEIDDPNRNFFISASAGTGKTYILTQYFIKVLEKNFPNADIVDNILTVTFTNKAASEMKNRIMEEVSNKLVKKPPYGISKLEWYQYWNEVKINLSRSWIKTIDSFCSRIIRENNISMGVDPNFSIISDFQRDREVERSVYSALRVALEIYQDKEIDWLNFLSTKRKEKIEKYVETLNREKTKFKESFKNILSEIGLDKFEKIIQDIVSNWRIEMSRVLLTNDLELADKELTELYKNFLWLVKIISLIASEFYLGLTIDNFLYDFKAVLEKVVEEFENNPDLLKKYQNKFKYIIVDEFQDTNYLQKEIFDKLHTTDNYFFYVGDRKQSIYRFRGADVSVFSRSLTEAQNSDEEVLLGKLTKNRRSHQQIINFANRLSEFSLFKRDNLQMPDIDPNLLENLSFQEEDISEPEIPPQETETIPTLSEDDTKRVKYIIIEPTDDNGLNNQENRLAIEIETLAKVIKKLLGQEMDFKVRKNNKVYYERRKIEPKDIAVLSKELKNTEKILRTTFFKYNIPFYIFGSKSFYNRPEIQAIFAALNSIQNPLNDYQFVRYMMSLLVGMSFQDLSKLVEKRQGSFFETFENMQSEFPEDVVESYKVLKKYKDLKYYLTPSSILKGIVNDNNYFSKLALTNDPEVSISNIKKLINQAEEYNNIANSFSELVRFLKNASNISEEEASIEDETSNSVKVMTIHKSKGLEFPIVLMIGLHNSISRTKNGSNAEFSIPDAEGNRYYILNNVYKESVENSDHWLLKWFKNNEFLDKTEANRLVYVGVTRAKDLLIPILVSNEKADTLNNFFLTVKKSNIIDIIQSDDIQQPKEKSTELLNKDEENSLFKDIPQQNLKDLTNLSYKKYIAPTYIIREIKTDELDLIEDLNGTVLSPSTYFDPKNIFSDQELIFKGSFLHSKLRSAQNISHIKNMIKSGELPQGFDELDIVKKAFTPSENKIIKNEWRLMKKLNLGKKEYMLFGIPDKVIIENGDIEILDYKYSELKDPKKINDYKFQMLFYLYLLSDFGNPKRGHIISIKTLQDPITFEYDPQFEERLISQLLKEEDNYEFR; from the coding sequence ATGACTGTAAAAAAAGTTGATGTTTACAAAGAGATAGATGATCCAAACAGGAATTTCTTCATCTCGGCATCAGCGGGAACGGGCAAAACTTATATTCTTACACAATATTTTATAAAAGTATTAGAAAAGAATTTCCCAAATGCTGACATAGTTGATAATATTCTTACGGTGACCTTCACAAATAAAGCCGCCTCTGAAATGAAGAATAGGATTATGGAAGAGGTTTCAAACAAACTGGTTAAAAAACCTCCATATGGCATCAGCAAATTAGAATGGTACCAATATTGGAACGAAGTAAAAATTAATTTATCCCGCTCATGGATTAAAACTATAGACAGCTTTTGCTCAAGGATAATAAGAGAAAACAACATTTCCATGGGGGTAGACCCAAATTTTAGTATAATAAGCGATTTTCAAAGAGATCGAGAAGTTGAAAGATCGGTTTATTCTGCTCTAAGAGTCGCCTTAGAAATATATCAAGATAAAGAAATAGATTGGCTCAACTTCTTATCCACAAAAAGAAAGGAAAAAATAGAAAAGTATGTTGAAACTTTGAACAGAGAAAAAACAAAATTTAAAGAATCCTTTAAAAATATACTTTCTGAAATAGGATTGGACAAGTTTGAAAAAATAATTCAAGATATTGTTTCCAACTGGCGTATTGAAATGTCAAGAGTTTTATTAACTAATGATTTGGAATTAGCAGATAAAGAACTCACTGAACTTTACAAAAACTTCTTATGGCTTGTCAAAATTATTTCTCTTATCGCTAGTGAATTCTATTTGGGATTAACCATCGATAATTTTTTATACGATTTCAAAGCGGTTTTAGAAAAGGTTGTAGAAGAGTTCGAAAATAACCCCGATCTTCTTAAAAAGTACCAAAATAAATTTAAATATATCATAGTTGACGAATTTCAAGATACTAATTATCTTCAAAAAGAAATCTTTGACAAACTCCATACCACAGATAATTACTTTTTTTATGTTGGAGATAGAAAACAATCCATCTATCGTTTCAGAGGAGCGGATGTGTCTGTATTTTCTCGTTCTTTAACAGAAGCTCAAAACTCCGATGAAGAAGTTCTTTTAGGAAAATTAACTAAAAACAGAAGATCCCATCAACAAATCATAAATTTCGCGAATCGTCTTTCTGAATTCTCTTTATTTAAAAGAGATAATTTACAGATGCCAGATATCGATCCCAACCTTTTAGAAAATCTCTCTTTCCAAGAAGAAGATATATCAGAACCCGAAATCCCTCCCCAAGAGACCGAAACGATTCCCACGTTGAGTGAAGATGATACTAAAAGAGTTAAATACATAATAATTGAACCCACGGATGACAACGGATTAAACAACCAAGAAAATCGCCTTGCCATTGAAATAGAGACGTTGGCAAAAGTTATAAAAAAGTTGTTAGGACAAGAAATGGATTTCAAAGTAAGAAAAAATAATAAAGTATATTATGAAAGAAGAAAAATAGAACCAAAAGATATCGCTGTCCTTTCAAAAGAATTAAAAAATACAGAGAAAATACTTAGAACAACCTTTTTTAAATACAATATACCCTTTTATATATTCGGCAGCAAATCTTTTTACAACAGACCAGAAATTCAAGCTATTTTCGCTGCTCTCAACTCAATTCAAAATCCTCTCAACGACTACCAGTTTGTAAGGTATATGATGTCACTTCTAGTAGGTATGAGCTTTCAAGATCTTTCCAAATTAGTAGAAAAAAGGCAAGGAAGTTTCTTTGAAACCTTTGAAAATATGCAAAGCGAATTCCCTGAAGATGTAGTGGAAAGTTATAAAGTGCTTAAAAAGTACAAAGATCTCAAATACTATTTAACTCCTTCTTCTATACTGAAAGGTATAGTAAACGACAACAATTACTTCTCAAAACTTGCTTTAACAAATGATCCTGAAGTTTCAATATCAAATATAAAAAAACTTATAAACCAAGCCGAAGAATACAACAATATAGCAAATTCTTTTTCTGAATTGGTCAGATTTTTGAAAAATGCCTCTAATATCTCTGAAGAAGAGGCTTCTATTGAAGATGAAACATCTAACAGTGTGAAAGTAATGACCATTCATAAATCTAAAGGTTTGGAATTTCCTATTGTATTAATGATTGGTTTACACAACTCTATTTCAAGGACAAAAAATGGTTCTAATGCAGAATTTTCGATCCCAGATGCGGAAGGAAATAGATATTACATCTTGAACAATGTATATAAAGAGAGCGTAGAAAACAGTGATCATTGGCTTCTCAAATGGTTTAAAAACAACGAATTTTTGGATAAAACCGAAGCCAATAGATTAGTATATGTGGGAGTAACAAGAGCGAAAGACTTGCTGATACCCATCTTAGTGTCCAACGAGAAAGCCGATACATTAAATAATTTCTTCCTAACAGTAAAAAAATCAAATATAATAGATATAATTCAATCTGATGATATTCAGCAGCCGAAAGAAAAATCCACTGAATTGCTAAACAAAGATGAAGAAAATTCTTTGTTTAAAGATATACCTCAACAGAATCTTAAAGACTTAACCAATCTCTCGTATAAAAAATATATAGCCCCAACTTACATAATCAGAGAAATAAAAACTGACGAATTGGATTTAATAGAAGATCTCAATGGAACCGTTCTTTCTCCTTCAACTTATTTTGATCCAAAAAACATCTTTTCAGACCAAGAGCTTATCTTCAAAGGATCTTTTTTACACTCTAAACTAAGAAGTGCTCAAAATATAAGTCACATAAAAAATATGATAAAAAGCGGAGAGTTACCACAGGGTTTTGATGAATTAGATATAGTGAAAAAAGCCTTCACGCCCTCTGAGAATAAAATAATAAAAAATGAATGGAGACTCATGAAAAAATTGAATTTAGGAAAAAAAGAATATATGTTATTTGGGATTCCTGATAAAGTCATCATAGAAAATGGCGATATTGAGATTTTGGATTACAAATACTCAGAATTAAAAGATCCAAAAAAAATCAACGATTATAAATTTCAAATGCTTTTCTATCTTTACCTATTATCTGATTTTGGCAATCCGAAAAGAGGACACATAATAAGTATCAAAACATTACAAGATCCCATAACTTTTGAATACGATCCACAGTTTGAAGAGCGACTGATTTCACAACTTTTGAAAGAGGAAGATAATTATGAATTCAGGTAA
- the corA gene encoding magnesium/cobalt transporter CorA, with protein sequence MNSGKQKNLSKVGKPPGELIYTGKLEPSNAIINVFSYDQHSYNLNENVDLDLIKTLDKNKIHWIDFENVSDSNKLKAIGEIFDIHKLTLEDIINVNQRTKIEFYDSYTFLVIKIISDSNEKLEFRQLSIIIKENIVISFSEEKNFATNLLKTQLNTNAGDIRNKDVGYLTFSLIDIVVDSYFSKLNNYISHTEEIDEKITEEIEEELFIKIKKIKQEILRFRRFVSPLKDILFQLQRKEKGFVNESNQLYFIDLYDHTLRINESIDLLRENLNNLTEIYLSIVSNRLNGIMRILTIISTIFIPLSFITGIYGMNFENMPELHWKFGYFLILGIMATIAVIMIIIFKKKKWF encoded by the coding sequence ATGAATTCAGGTAAACAAAAAAATTTAAGTAAAGTTGGAAAACCTCCAGGCGAGCTTATTTACACAGGAAAATTAGAGCCATCTAACGCAATTATCAACGTTTTTTCCTATGATCAACACTCTTATAACCTAAATGAAAATGTCGATCTTGACCTTATAAAAACCCTAGATAAAAACAAAATTCACTGGATCGATTTTGAAAACGTCTCTGATTCAAATAAATTAAAAGCCATTGGGGAAATCTTCGACATCCACAAGTTAACATTAGAGGATATAATTAATGTCAATCAAAGAACTAAGATTGAGTTTTATGATTCTTATACATTTTTAGTTATAAAAATAATCTCCGATTCAAACGAAAAGCTTGAATTTAGACAACTCAGTATAATCATAAAAGAAAACATAGTGATTAGTTTCTCAGAAGAAAAGAATTTTGCAACAAATTTGTTAAAAACTCAGCTCAATACAAACGCAGGAGATATCAGGAACAAAGATGTAGGATACTTAACTTTCTCTTTAATAGATATCGTGGTTGACAGTTACTTCTCAAAGCTAAATAACTATATTTCACACACGGAAGAAATAGATGAAAAAATTACTGAAGAAATAGAAGAAGAGCTTTTTATAAAAATCAAAAAAATTAAGCAAGAAATATTAAGGTTCCGAAGATTTGTATCCCCTTTAAAAGACATACTCTTTCAACTGCAAAGAAAAGAAAAAGGGTTTGTGAATGAGAGTAATCAGCTATATTTTATTGACCTTTACGACCATACCCTAAGGATAAACGAATCTATCGATTTATTGAGGGAGAATTTAAATAATTTAACAGAGATTTACTTGTCGATAGTAAGCAACCGTTTAAACGGGATAATGAGAATTCTAACTATAATATCAACTATTTTTATTCCTCTTTCTTTCATAACAGGAATATACGGTATGAATTTTGAGAATATGCCAGAACTGCATTGGAAATTTGGATATTTCCTAATCTTAGGAATCATGGCAACTATAGCTGTGATTATGATAATTATATTCAAAAAGAAAAAATGGTTTTGA
- a CDS encoding M20 family metallo-hydrolase — translation MKESIIKKVEELKEEIIESSKKFISIDSVNPRAGGPGEKEVAEWLESLIRSWNFDEIKRYDAPDDAVEYGYRPNIVATYKGQNPQRTIWFVTHMDKVPAGDIKLWETDPFQSVVKDGKIFGRGSEDNGASLISTLYAVKSIMDLKMRPKNNIALALVSDEETGSEFGIKYLLKQGIFKEGDWFYVPDAGESDGSFIEVAEKSIMWLKITTIGKQGHASMPNISINAHRAGMDFAIAADKYFHETYNLQDDLFNYPYSSFEPTKKVSNVENINTIPGTDIIYFDGRILPNYDVEQIINNLKNLSKEYEKKWNVKIIIEGEHIEKSTKPTPKEHPCVEILKESVMNLRNIEVKVGGIGGGTCAAIVRGAGFPAAVWSTIDGTAHQPNEYVKIDNLIKDTQVFAYLMSNL, via the coding sequence ATGAAGGAAAGTATAATTAAAAAAGTAGAAGAATTAAAAGAAGAAATTATTGAAAGTTCAAAAAAGTTCATATCAATTGACTCTGTCAACCCACGTGCGGGAGGACCTGGAGAAAAAGAAGTTGCAGAATGGCTGGAATCTTTGATCAGAAGTTGGAATTTCGATGAAATTAAAAGATACGACGCTCCAGACGATGCTGTTGAATATGGATACAGGCCAAACATAGTTGCAACCTATAAAGGTCAAAATCCACAACGAACCATTTGGTTTGTAACTCACATGGACAAGGTACCTGCTGGTGATATCAAATTATGGGAAACAGATCCTTTTCAATCGGTAGTAAAAGATGGAAAGATTTTTGGAAGGGGAAGCGAAGACAACGGGGCTTCTTTAATATCAACATTATATGCCGTGAAAAGCATTATGGATTTAAAAATGAGACCAAAAAACAACATTGCTTTAGCTTTGGTTTCAGATGAAGAAACGGGTTCAGAATTTGGAATAAAATACTTATTAAAACAAGGAATATTTAAAGAAGGGGATTGGTTCTACGTACCAGATGCCGGAGAATCTGATGGAAGCTTCATCGAAGTTGCAGAAAAATCGATTATGTGGTTAAAAATAACGACTATTGGAAAACAAGGCCATGCATCTATGCCCAATATTTCCATTAACGCCCATAGAGCTGGTATGGATTTCGCAATTGCAGCCGATAAATATTTCCACGAAACTTATAACCTACAAGACGACCTCTTTAATTATCCTTACTCTTCTTTTGAACCAACAAAGAAAGTATCAAATGTTGAAAACATAAACACCATTCCCGGCACTGATATCATATATTTCGATGGAAGGATTCTTCCAAATTATGACGTTGAACAAATAATAAACAATCTTAAGAATCTATCTAAAGAATATGAGAAGAAATGGAATGTCAAAATAATAATTGAAGGGGAACATATTGAAAAATCAACAAAACCCACCCCAAAAGAACACCCCTGTGTAGAAATATTGAAAGAAAGTGTAATGAATCTTAGAAATATAGAAGTTAAAGTTGGTGGAATAGGTGGAGGTACCTGTGCAGCGATAGTCCGTGGCGCTGGTTTCCCTGCTGCTGTTTGGTCAACGATTGATGGAACCGCACATCAACCTAACGAATACGTGAAAATTGATAATTTAATTAAAGATACTCAAGTTTTTGCATACCTTATGAGTAATTTATAA
- a CDS encoding CBS domain-containing protein, with product MMYVKLWQNDTFQTIEYTENLQKAFDKISSEEENLVVLRRDGTLYNLITFNDIATFSSYDLDTKLIEILDPTDSFLFDTDLLEDALVLMLENRARVLPVVNNEMHPVGVFGLFEVLKAFKTISAMDETGTRALIKINDVPGELNKVLSVFASRKINLLSLTTAKISDEKRMISLKLGIKNIDLISDILDEENIEYEGIYEENGDKDR from the coding sequence ATGATGTATGTAAAATTATGGCAAAATGATACTTTTCAAACAATTGAATACACAGAAAACTTACAAAAAGCCTTTGATAAAATAAGCAGTGAAGAGGAAAATCTGGTCGTTTTAAGACGAGATGGAACTTTGTACAACCTCATCACTTTCAACGATATAGCTACATTTTCTTCTTATGATTTAGATACAAAATTAATAGAAATATTAGATCCTACCGATTCTTTTTTATTTGATACTGATTTGCTAGAAGATGCGCTAGTTTTGATGTTAGAAAACAGAGCTAGAGTTTTACCCGTTGTTAACAATGAAATGCATCCCGTAGGAGTCTTTGGACTTTTTGAAGTATTAAAAGCCTTTAAAACTATCTCTGCTATGGATGAAACAGGAACACGGGCTTTAATAAAGATAAACGACGTTCCTGGTGAATTAAATAAAGTCTTGAGCGTATTTGCGAGCAGAAAAATCAACCTTCTTTCTCTAACGACCGCCAAAATAAGTGACGAAAAAAGAATGATCAGTCTCAAATTAGGCATTAAAAATATCGACCTCATTTCTGATATATTAGACGAGGAAAATATAGAGTATGAAGGCATATACGAAGAAAATGGAGACAAAGACAGGTAA
- a CDS encoding glycogen synthase → MKIAYVSYEVSPFAKAGGLADVAGALPKYIKNAGEDIYVVMPFHKNIENNFDISKFQLVKTGLIPDSHTHKSHFSVYKSYLEGSSVAIYFIKTNTLYDSKNIYDEENIFLKTSYFCDSVLKTIKECEPDTNVINVNDWHTSLIPVYLKTNYFQDNILKKIATILTIHNIGYQGLFNPEVLNQAGLPNYLFNINALEYYGKVNILKGGILFSNIINTVSPTYAKEIQSEEYGYGLEGILKVRSEDLFGVLNGIDYSIYDPIKDPHIFYPIESYKDKLKNKTSLQEYLGLVKDENITLISFIGRLFEQKGIDLISKIIDLLLLTDIQFVLLGTGDKKYEEYFATLTKIYPKKVSINITFDVDLAQKIYAGSDIFLMPSKYEPCGLGQMYSMRYGTVPVVRYTGGLKDTVSEYNPKDKKGTGFGFYEYQEANLLYTLMKAVYFHQKKKDDWTNIFENCMKEDFSYEKTAKKYIELYKIALDKKRGY, encoded by the coding sequence ATGAAAATAGCTTACGTATCCTACGAAGTCTCTCCATTTGCTAAAGCAGGAGGCTTGGCAGACGTAGCTGGAGCCTTACCAAAATATATTAAAAATGCAGGAGAAGATATATACGTTGTGATGCCTTTTCATAAAAACATAGAAAATAATTTTGATATTTCTAAATTTCAGCTTGTAAAAACAGGTTTAATACCCGATTCTCATACACATAAGTCCCATTTTAGTGTTTATAAAAGTTATTTAGAAGGTTCCTCTGTAGCAATTTATTTTATTAAAACGAACACCCTCTACGATTCAAAAAACATATATGATGAGGAAAATATCTTTTTGAAAACTTCGTATTTTTGTGACTCTGTTTTAAAAACTATAAAAGAATGTGAACCAGACACAAACGTTATCAACGTAAATGACTGGCATACTTCTCTTATACCTGTATATCTAAAAACCAATTATTTTCAAGACAATATTTTAAAAAAGATAGCCACAATATTAACTATTCACAACATAGGTTATCAAGGGCTTTTTAACCCTGAAGTACTAAATCAGGCTGGATTACCTAATTACCTCTTCAATATAAACGCCTTGGAATATTATGGAAAAGTAAATATATTGAAAGGTGGAATTTTGTTCAGTAATATAATAAATACAGTAAGTCCCACTTATGCAAAAGAAATACAGAGCGAAGAATACGGATATGGACTTGAAGGTATATTGAAGGTTCGATCTGAAGATTTGTTTGGTGTATTAAACGGCATTGACTACAGCATTTATGATCCTATAAAAGATCCTCACATTTTTTATCCCATTGAATCATACAAAGACAAATTAAAAAATAAAACAAGTTTGCAGGAATACTTAGGGCTCGTTAAGGATGAAAATATAACGCTAATCTCTTTTATTGGTAGGCTCTTTGAGCAAAAAGGAATCGATTTAATTTCAAAAATAATAGACCTTTTGTTACTCACTGATATTCAATTTGTGCTATTAGGAACAGGAGATAAAAAATACGAAGAATATTTTGCTACTTTGACAAAGATTTATCCTAAAAAAGTTTCCATCAACATAACCTTCGATGTAGATCTAGCCCAAAAAATATACGCTGGATCTGATATATTTTTAATGCCCTCTAAGTACGAACCATGCGGATTAGGCCAAATGTACTCGATGAGATACGGCACCGTTCCTGTTGTAAGATACACAGGGGGATTGAAGGATACGGTTTCGGAATACAACCCAAAAGATAAGAAAGGAACAGGATTCGGATTTTATGAATACCAAGAAGCGAATTTATTATACACTTTAATGAAAGCCGTATACTTTCACCAAAAAAAGAAAGATGACTGGACAAATATTTTTGAAAACTGTATGAAAGAAGACTTTTCTTACGAAAAAACCGCGAAGAAATACATCGAATTATACAAAATCGCCCTTGACAAAAAACGAGGTTATTAA